In Fragaria vesca subsp. vesca linkage group LG1, FraVesHawaii_1.0, whole genome shotgun sequence, the sequence TATAGTACCTGTCTACTGCTTCTAGTGTCCTCTATTTCAAAGTTGTACTGGTTTATCTTTACAGTATGGAGACTTTTTAATTTATCCAAACTTTGAATGTCGAACTTAATAGCTGATATTTGATGAATGTATGACATAGGGGGCTTCGAAGAATCTGAATCTTATGGAATGGGACAAACTGTGGACAATTAACAAGAAGATTATTGATCCTGTATGCCCAAGACACACTGCTGTCGTTGAAGAGAGACGAGTGTTGTTGACCCTCTCTAATGGCCCTGAGAAGCCATTTGTCCGCATGATACCTAGGCATAAGAAGTATGAAGGTGCTGGAGAGAAGGCAACAACATTCACAAGGAGCATATGGATAGATCATGCTGATGCAGAGTTGATATCAGTTGACGAGGAAGTCACATTGATGGATTGGGGGAATGCCATTGTTAAGAAGATTGAGAAGGACCAAGATGGAAATCTTGCGCTCACAGGGGTTTTGCATCTTGAAGGATCTGTGAAAACCACCAAATTGAAGCTTACCTGGCTGCCTCAAATAGATGAACTGGTTAAGCTCTCGTTGATGGAGTTTGATTATCTGATAACAAAGAAGAAGGTATGTGCCATTCAATAATTGTGAAGTTTTCTATGCCTTGCGAAAATGTTGAATCTATGGACTTAGTAATTCTATGTGTGATAGTTTATTGCAATATTGCTAGCTTGCCCATGATGGTTTGAAATGTAATTGAGTCGGTTGTTTAATTTGTGATTGCAGCTCGAGGAAGGCGAGGATTTCATTGGTGTGGTTAATCCATGTACCGAAAAGGAGACAGCTGCCCTTGGGGATGCCAACATGCGAAATCTTAAACGTGGAGATGTGTTGCAACTTGAGAGGAAAGGATACTTCAGATGTGATGTTCCGTACCTCAGGCCTTCAAAACCTATTGTTCTCTTTGCAATCCCCGACGGCAGGCAGCAGGCTGGGTTAAAGTGAAGGAACTTAATCAAGTATTTTTTGGCTTCATGATTTGAATTAATACTTTTTATTTCAAATTTAATGGTAGAACTTTTAACTGGTTTGACACTCGTAAAAGCCCCTTTCAGTTCCTGTACTCTTCTGTTCAAAATATTTGGCAATGTTTTGATGGCAATGGGAACTTCACTTCTTCTCCAGTCTCGAACCTGTTCCTGTCAAAACAGACAGTCAGAGGGTGACCCCGGATGTGCCGGGGGTATCCATTCTGATACTTAAGTCAGAAAACGTTGACTAGGCGAAAAGGAGAATAAAATGAGAGTTTGGACTTCAATGACTTGAAAGCTAGTGCTTGTATTTGTAAGCTAGTCAAGGAGGACCGCTCTTTCTTCTTTTCTCAATGTGGGAGCTTCTTCCCTTGTACCTTTTTGGATATTCCCTCACTCTTTAATTACTAGTGGGCCACCCGCGCTTTGCTGCGGGTTAGTAAGTTACTCAGGTTTGCCTGAAATTGGGTTGACTACAGGAAGCTAATATCACGTTTATGTACAAAATCGTAAATATGCAAGTATTCAGGAACTTACAGTGAGTAGTCTGAAACTGATGTTACATTTATAGATATAACATTCAGTAGCATTTAGCGGGGGTGCATAACTGCAAGTACATAACTGCTGTCTTTTACTATTGTACATATATACCAAAAACTATTTGCCTATAGAGACCACCTGACTTCCGTTAGATAACTAAAACATCATATGATCAAAAGGATGACATTTTCCAGTAACCATTATCTTTACAAAAAATGGTTGTCAAAAGTATAGTTAGCTGATCACGAGAGGCATATTATCTGTCTACTCTTGCTTGGATTTGTTCTTGCCACGGCCTCCTACGTCCCTGTAAATTTGATATGAAATTTTAGAGGGTCAACTATAATGGAAAGACAAACATGCAATTAAAGGAGGCTTGCCGTGCTTACCCTTGTTTGGGATTAGAGTAGCCTTCATCAGTTTGGAGTAAACGGTAGTCAGAGAAGAAATGTTTCGAGTATAAGTCCTTAATGTGTGTGTAAAAAGATGGCAGACAAAAGTGGGTGAAACAGTAGGCTATTATGCTTACCCTTGGTTGGATTTTGGAGTGGCTTTGGTGTCTTGTACCCTGACAATCAATAGACGTTAACATAAGCAGTAGATGCATAACCTTGATGGATAAGGTAACTTTGGAAAAAACATTACCTTTTTGTTTTTCTTGAGAATTCCGGTAGCTGATTCAAAGTGCTTTCATTAGGTGCCTCCAGTTTTCTCTTTGAAGAAGACTTTTCTGAGGTCAATGGCTCTTTTTTCTCTGAGTCAGTTTCTTTACTATCAGTGTAAACGCCTCTGACCATAAAATCATTTTTTGTACCATACCCAATGTACCATATCTTGTATTTGTTCTTTGAATCTTTCATAACTTCTGGTATGATGGTTTTATCGCTGTTTCCGGAATTCACCAATTCACCACAGGTTATCCCAAATAGCGCATCAGCTGACTTGCCCATCAGCATAGCCGAAGCTGAACCATCTTCATCTTCAAGACGAACTTCCAGTTTGTAACTGCGGTGGCAACAGCATGTGTCATTTAGGGTACATATGCAGGTTTCTGGTATACAGGCAAAAGTCATAACTTGTAAAGATATGGTTGTGAAGTGCTGTCTCTGTAACTCAATATTAGTGGTTAATATATTCCGAATTGCAGAGGGAGGGACAAACAAATCGGAGAGCAAGCAAAGGTAATTGTTGGTTTTGGATATGGAGTACATGTAAGATTTAATTCTTCTTACATTGGTACCCCAACTTGTTCACCGTGATGTGGACATGTATCTAGTGCAGAGCCAGATCCCATTTGGAGCTTAACTTTGCAAGTGGGGCAACCGAGGTAATACCATCCTTCACGAAAGAGGATCTTCGTGATCTTTGCTCTGCAGGTGAAGGTAGACTCCTGTAGCCAAATTATATCAGTCATAATGAAATAACATATGACAACATGAATGTAGTATAATGTCATCTTAGGTATGGTTACCTTGTTTTCAGTTGGTTCATGCAAGAGAAGGTCGCTGATAGTGATCATGTTTGCACTGTCTACATCAACACGGTTTGTGATTTGCGTTGAACTTGAAGCCAGCTTTGGTGCATAACGTGGTCTAGAGAACCTGAAGTTGTAGTGAAATGGATAAAGCTTGATCTCAAACAACAATGAAAAGCACTTTGTGTGATCTTATTTTCAACTTCGTTTGTGTACCTTGCTTTGTATTCTTGTACCTCAGGAATA encodes:
- the LOC101312378 gene encoding uncharacterized protein LOC101312378, producing MYSISKTNNYLCLLSDLFVPPSAIRNILTTNIELQRQHFTTISLQVMTFACIPETCICTLNDTCCCHRSYKLEVRLEDEDGSASAMLMGKSADALFGITCGELVNSGNSDKTIIPEVMKDSKNKYKIWYIGYGTKNDFMVRGVYTDSKETDSEKKEPLTSEKSSSKRKLEAPNESTLNQLPEFSRKTKRVQDTKATPKSNQG